GCTAATTTTTATTAAATATTTTAGATTTTTCTTTGGTTACCTTAGCTTTTCTGCTGAAAATTTTCCTAGTTGCCTTGGGGCTCAGAAATTATTACGATTTCTTCGTCGATATTTTCAAAAATTCTGCCGAGATTTTTCAATATTTCCAAAGACATTAACATGATTTTTATCCATATAAATTAGCTCAATTACAAAAATATGATAATTGTTTCGGTAATATATTAATCCCTTGGCCTCATCTATATATACCCCTAACCATGCTTTTTTTAGATATATTCTATGGATGTGGTGAAATTTTTAATGAAAATGAAAAAATATGTCATATTTCTATAAAATTACATTTGCTCTTGCCCATGGAGATCGGTAATTCATACTAATAGGGTCCATGGGTGAATCACAATATATTGGAAAAATTGAAAAAAAATATGACCTGGTGGTAATAGGTAGCGGATTGGCTGGATTGACAGCAGCAAACTATCTTGCGAAACTAGGCTACCGAGTGGCCATATTTGAACAGCATTACGAAATCGGTGGCCTTGCTGCCTATTTTTCTAGAAAAGGAGGCCACATTTTTGATGTGTCTCTCCATGGATTTCCTCATGGCATGGTTAAATCCTGCCGAAAATATTGGTCCAAAGAGATTGCCGATAGCATCGTACAATTGAAAAGGATAAGGTTTGTAAATCCTCAGTTCGACATTGAAACAACTTTTACCAGAGAGGATTTCACAAAAATCCTGGTGCATAGGTTTGGTCTGCCAGAAGAACGCGTGGAAGCATTTTTTACAGGTCTGCGAAAAATGAATTTTTATGACGATGATCTTCGCAGTACAAAGCAAATATTCGAGGAATTTTTCCCAGGTCGCAGCGATGTACATAGATTGCTGCTCGAACCCATAGCCTATGCCAATGGATCGACCTTGAATGACGAGGCCATAACCTATGGCATTGTGTTTTCTAACTTCATGAGCAATGGCGTATTTACTTTCCAGGGTGGCACCGATGCTTTGATAAAAAAAATGTCCAATGCATTGAAAGACCATGGAGTGGATATTTTTAAGCACAGCAAGGTGGAAAAAATTCTACTGGATACAGATGGTGTTCCCAAGAAAGTAATTGGCGTTAGGGTAAATGATCAAAATATAGCCTGTCGGGCCGTAATTTCCAATGCCAATGTGCTGTCGACCATAGTTAATCTGGTTGGTGAAAGTGAATTTTCTGATGATTTTTTAAAAAAAGAACGTTCGGTCAGAGTCAATAATAGTTCGTGCCAAGCCTATCTGGGTATTAAAAAAGGAGAAACCATCCCAGACATTGGTGATTTGATTTTCACTTCCGAGTGCAACGAATTGGATAGTAAGGAATTATGTCATTTTCATACTAAAAGCAGAACATTCTCAATGTACTATCCAAAAACAAGACCGCAGAATGAACCTAGCTATGCCATCGTGGCATCGATGAATGCCCATTGGGAAGATTGGGTAAGTCTATCTCCGGAAGAATATAAAAAAGAAAAGGCTAGAATCATTGAGGATTCCATAGTCTCGTTGGAAAAATTCATACCCAATGTGCGCCGAAAAATAGATTATACCGAAGCTGCAACGCCATTGACATTCCATCGGTACACGTCTCATCCCAAGGGAACTTCATTTGGAACTAAATTCGAAGGTCTCGAAATTTCTATGGATTTGCCAAAGCAAATAAATGGTCTATATCATGCTGGTTCTGT
The sequence above is a segment of the Puniceicoccales bacterium genome. Coding sequences within it:
- a CDS encoding NAD(P)/FAD-dependent oxidoreductase, which produces MGESQYIGKIEKKYDLVVIGSGLAGLTAANYLAKLGYRVAIFEQHYEIGGLAAYFSRKGGHIFDVSLHGFPHGMVKSCRKYWSKEIADSIVQLKRIRFVNPQFDIETTFTREDFTKILVHRFGLPEERVEAFFTGLRKMNFYDDDLRSTKQIFEEFFPGRSDVHRLLLEPIAYANGSTLNDEAITYGIVFSNFMSNGVFTFQGGTDALIKKMSNALKDHGVDIFKHSKVEKILLDTDGVPKKVIGVRVNDQNIACRAVISNANVLSTIVNLVGESEFSDDFLKKERSVRVNNSSCQAYLGIKKGETIPDIGDLIFTSECNELDSKELCHFHTKSRTFSMYYPKTRPQNEPSYAIVASMNAHWEDWVSLSPEEYKKEKARIIEDSIVSLEKFIPNVRRKIDYTEAATPLTFHRYTSHPKGTSFGTKFEGLEISMDLPKQINGLYHAGSVGIIMSGWLGAMNYGVIVAHKVAGIL